From Oenococcus sicerae, the proteins below share one genomic window:
- a CDS encoding L-ribulose-5-phosphate 3-epimerase: MTTNALGIYEKALPQTASWSQRLLLARQLGFNFVEMSIDESDQRLARLTWSDQERSALRQTIIQSKTDVPTLMLSGNRRFPLGSAQASTREHGLWMIKAAVDLAVDLGIRLIQLAGYDAYYETKTLTSRERFIRGLQAAVDYAASRKIVLAIETMDDPFINSIAKIKHLKSMIKSPYLEAYPDLGNINAWPENDLPEDLETGIEIISAVHLKDTLKVTNDFPGQFKKVPFGQGDVDFYGALSTLQRLAYSGSYTIEMWSESSSDPVQEVQGAKTFFDQLFQQVGIQQEELRNA, translated from the coding sequence ATGACAACTAATGCCTTAGGAATCTATGAGAAAGCGTTGCCTCAAACAGCTAGCTGGTCGCAAAGACTGCTGCTAGCTCGGCAGCTGGGGTTTAACTTTGTTGAAATGTCCATTGATGAGTCTGATCAAAGACTAGCTCGATTGACTTGGTCAGATCAAGAAAGATCGGCTTTGCGTCAAACGATTATACAGTCGAAAACGGATGTGCCGACTTTAATGCTGTCAGGCAATCGGCGTTTTCCTTTAGGTTCAGCCCAAGCGTCCACCAGAGAACATGGGCTTTGGATGATCAAAGCCGCTGTCGACTTGGCCGTTGATCTTGGCATTCGCTTAATCCAGCTGGCTGGTTATGACGCTTATTATGAAACAAAGACCCTCACGAGTCGTGAACGTTTTATCCGAGGGCTGCAAGCAGCTGTTGATTACGCTGCTTCACGCAAGATCGTTCTAGCCATTGAAACAATGGATGATCCTTTTATCAATTCCATTGCCAAAATCAAACATTTGAAAAGTATGATCAAGTCGCCTTATCTGGAAGCTTATCCGGACCTAGGCAATATCAATGCATGGCCTGAGAACGATCTGCCTGAGGATCTAGAAACAGGTATCGAGATTATTTCGGCTGTGCACTTGAAAGATACGTTGAAAGTGACAAACGATTTTCCAGGCCAGTTTAAAAAGGTTCCCTTTGGCCAGGGCGACGTTGATTTCTACGGGGCACTTTCAACCTTACAGCGTTTAGCCTATAGCGGTTCTTATACGATCGAAATGTGGTCTGAAAGTTCGTCGGATCCTGTTCAGGAAGTCCAGGGGGCTAAAACATTTTTTGATCAGTTGTTTCAACAAGTCGGAATTCAACAGGAGGAACTTAGAAATGCTTGA
- a CDS encoding carbohydrate ABC transporter permease gives MSRKKIFLLMTLPLVGIFFLFDTVPLLTGFVYSLTNSKGFGSFKFIGLSNYLRLFTDGDVLSSYYFTFKFAIVTTVVVNVFGLLLAIVLNSRIKFKTFFRGIYFLPYILGGLVVGYIFNYIFTFILPSFGKSIGSALLSSSILGSTSTAWIGIVITVAWQSIAFNILIYMSGLQTIPEDVYEAAKMDGSSKWNTFWKITFPLLAPFFTINLVVSMRNFMMVFDQIMSLTGGGPASSTTSISLLIYQKGLSGNQFGYQSANSVIYFVIIVVISIFQLKVLNKREVQL, from the coding sequence ATGAGTAGAAAAAAAATTTTTCTTTTAATGACACTCCCACTTGTTGGAATATTCTTTTTATTCGATACCGTACCTTTACTGACGGGTTTCGTTTATAGTTTGACCAATTCTAAGGGTTTTGGCAGTTTTAAATTTATTGGATTAAGCAATTATCTCCGTCTTTTTACGGATGGTGACGTTTTGTCTTCTTACTATTTTACTTTTAAATTTGCGATCGTCACAACTGTTGTCGTAAATGTTTTTGGTTTGTTGCTAGCGATAGTCCTGAATTCACGAATCAAATTTAAAACATTTTTCAGAGGTATCTATTTTCTGCCTTACATTCTTGGCGGCTTAGTTGTCGGCTATATTTTTAATTATATTTTCACTTTCATACTGCCATCATTTGGCAAATCCATTGGATCCGCATTGCTTTCTTCAAGCATTTTAGGCAGCACTAGTACTGCTTGGATCGGCATTGTTATTACCGTTGCTTGGCAGTCGATCGCCTTCAATATTTTAATTTATATGTCGGGCTTGCAAACTATTCCTGAAGATGTTTACGAGGCAGCCAAAATGGATGGCAGCAGTAAGTGGAACACTTTTTGGAAGATCACTTTTCCATTATTGGCGCCCTTTTTTACAATTAATCTCGTTGTTAGCATGCGTAATTTTATGATGGTATTTGATCAAATTATGTCCTTAACAGGTGGTGGGCCAGCGTCTTCAACGACTTCCATCTCGTTGCTGATATATCAAAAAGGTCTGAGCGGCAATCAGTTTGGCTATCAGAGTGCCAACTCTGTGATTTATTTTGTCATCATTGTGGTTATTTCGATCTTTCAATTGAAAGTTCTTAATAAAAGAGAGGTGCAGTTATGA
- a CDS encoding L-ribulose-5-phosphate 4-epimerase yields MLETLKQRVYDANMQLPKLGLVTFTWGNVSAIDRQQGLFVIKPSGVAYEQLRPQDMVVVNLQGQVVEGDLNPSSDTPTHAYLYRHFLTIGAITHTHSPWAVAFAAAEMDIPAVSTTQADTFYGDIPCAPALNEQQINTAYELNTGKVIVDEFNKRQLDPDAVPAVLVSQHGPFTWGESAEKSVYNAKVLEVSAEIAYHSLQLTHRNSHLPQYLLDKHYYRKHGQHAYYGQHSAEAKGHAAHA; encoded by the coding sequence ATGCTTGAAACTTTAAAACAAAGGGTCTATGACGCTAACATGCAGCTACCAAAATTAGGACTCGTCACCTTTACTTGGGGGAATGTCTCAGCCATTGATCGACAACAAGGCTTGTTTGTGATCAAACCTTCTGGGGTTGCCTATGAGCAGTTAAGGCCCCAAGACATGGTCGTGGTCAACTTACAAGGCCAAGTGGTCGAAGGGGACTTGAACCCATCGTCTGATACCCCGACACATGCCTACTTGTACCGGCACTTTTTAACGATTGGCGCTATTACCCATACACATAGTCCCTGGGCAGTGGCCTTTGCGGCCGCTGAGATGGATATCCCAGCTGTCAGTACGACCCAGGCCGATACCTTCTATGGCGATATTCCCTGTGCTCCGGCTTTAAATGAACAACAGATCAACACCGCTTATGAATTGAACACAGGCAAAGTGATCGTGGATGAATTTAACAAGCGTCAATTAGACCCTGATGCTGTCCCGGCTGTCTTAGTCAGCCAGCATGGTCCCTTTACCTGGGGAGAAAGCGCTGAGAAATCGGTTTACAATGCCAAGGTCTTAGAAGTCTCAGCTGAAATCGCCTATCACAGTCTGCAACTGACTCATCGTAATTCTCATTTACCCCAATACCTCTTAGATAAGCACTACTACAGAAAGCATGGCCAGCATGCTTACTATGGTCAACACAGTGCTGAGGCTAAAGGGCATGCGGCACATGCTTGA
- a CDS encoding AraC family transcriptional regulator, protein MNNILKDSAIHGTPLMPLAVYDQVYLHGGLAVPYHWHEEWEWIWVEKGNLSFTINEQKMIIHENDLVLIGSRSLHEIRSLKHSPSIHHAIVFSSEILKSQYEDQTMTEIIEPLLQKTIILDQMIPANKNQKYRTIFKKIVNYHTRSENDWYFKSKICILQLINLFFSDGFTQKNTKINRSEYNEQLYNAISYIHENYAKKIFIKKIADQVGLSEAYFIRKFKLKYDLTPLEYINNFRLYKASKMLNESSNNITEICFACGFNSTSYFIKTFKDQFGVSPKKYRDINNKKIN, encoded by the coding sequence ATGAATAACATCTTAAAAGATAGTGCCATACATGGGACGCCGCTGATGCCCCTGGCAGTTTATGATCAAGTCTATTTACACGGCGGGTTAGCAGTCCCCTATCATTGGCACGAAGAGTGGGAATGGATCTGGGTAGAAAAAGGGAATTTAAGTTTTACAATTAATGAACAAAAAATGATCATTCATGAAAATGATCTAGTATTGATCGGCAGCAGGTCTTTACATGAAATCAGGTCTCTGAAACATTCTCCCTCAATCCATCATGCGATCGTATTTTCATCAGAGATCCTTAAAAGCCAGTATGAAGATCAAACAATGACCGAAATCATTGAACCATTATTACAAAAAACAATCATTTTGGATCAAATGATTCCAGCTAACAAAAATCAAAAATATCGAACGATATTCAAAAAAATCGTTAATTATCATACTAGATCCGAGAATGATTGGTATTTCAAAAGTAAAATTTGCATCCTTCAATTAATTAATTTATTTTTTTCAGACGGTTTCACCCAGAAAAATACGAAAATTAACCGCTCAGAGTACAACGAACAGCTTTACAATGCAATTAGTTACATTCATGAAAACTATGCCAAGAAAATTTTTATAAAAAAAATAGCCGATCAAGTCGGACTATCTGAAGCATATTTCATTAGAAAATTTAAATTAAAATATGATCTCACACCACTGGAATATATTAATAATTTCCGTTTGTATAAAGCTTCCAAAATGCTGAATGAAAGCAGCAATAACATCACTGAAATATGTTTTGCCTGTGGCTTCAATAGCACGAGCTATTTTATCAAAACATTTAAAGACCAATTTGGCGTCTCACCAAAAAAATACAGAGATATTAACAATAAAAAAATCAACTAA
- a CDS encoding SOS response-associated peptidase — MCGRYLFQPNDLPEMQKINQLALENGYQFKTGEIFPTDHAALIIAGSNQVQVVSMAWGFPGFKAKQTLINARAETVLEKPIFADAFQQYRCVYPTTGFFEWTADKEKTYFNYRKETSALYIAGFYDFFNGEAKSILLTTAANPSVAAIHDRMPLILKKSQIKRWIYDLDFAESLLHGQMPELTSQGI, encoded by the coding sequence ATGTGCGGACGCTATCTATTTCAGCCGAATGATCTGCCTGAGATGCAAAAAATCAATCAGTTAGCGCTGGAAAACGGTTATCAATTTAAAACGGGCGAGATTTTCCCGACCGATCATGCGGCTCTGATCATTGCCGGCAGTAATCAAGTTCAAGTGGTTTCAATGGCTTGGGGCTTTCCGGGTTTTAAAGCCAAACAAACGCTGATCAATGCTCGCGCTGAAACAGTTCTAGAAAAACCGATTTTCGCTGATGCCTTTCAACAGTATCGTTGTGTCTATCCAACGACCGGATTTTTCGAGTGGACAGCCGATAAAGAAAAAACATACTTTAATTATCGTAAAGAAACGAGCGCCTTATACATTGCTGGCTTTTATGATTTTTTCAACGGCGAAGCAAAAAGCATTCTGCTGACGACTGCGGCCAACCCTTCGGTTGCCGCTATCCACGATCGCATGCCTTTAATACTGAAGAAATCACAAATCAAACGCTGGATCTACGATCTAGATTTTGCAGAAAGCCTGCTGCACGGACAAATGCCAGAACTGACAAGCCAAGGTATTTAA
- a CDS encoding glycosyltransferase — MKLTSTVIVATYNGSKYIHDQLASIDDQVVRPTKVIIRDDQSTDKTAEIVSRYIKEKDLSGSWDFKVNAKRKGWRRNFVDMYDQAETDIVFLSDQDDMWKRDKVADYLKCFAEEQKAEVLVSDYSFLPRNQKILPMASMPEVGQNGFYRVLPDIANILIRRDGCTIAMRKSIIETAKKVFSKVKIDSNGLPQSHDQAIWIAGLMRGSLYHLKKPLMLRRAHADSTWQLERKNHQNHFAATAEENPNYIDFLKAIDHFLLHDHSSAELPKNILEKVLSKRINESQGRTAVVS, encoded by the coding sequence ATGAAATTAACATCAACAGTGATTGTGGCGACGTATAATGGGTCAAAATATATCCATGACCAACTTGCATCGATTGATGATCAAGTCGTTCGACCAACCAAAGTTATTATTCGAGACGATCAGTCTACGGATAAAACGGCCGAAATTGTGAGTCGCTATATAAAAGAAAAGGATCTTAGCGGCAGCTGGGATTTTAAAGTTAATGCAAAAAGGAAGGGCTGGCGTCGAAATTTCGTTGACATGTATGATCAGGCTGAGACGGATATTGTTTTTCTTTCTGACCAGGATGATATGTGGAAACGGGATAAAGTTGCTGATTATTTAAAATGTTTTGCCGAAGAACAAAAGGCCGAGGTCCTTGTGTCTGATTACAGTTTTTTACCTCGTAATCAGAAAATTTTGCCGATGGCATCGATGCCTGAAGTGGGCCAAAATGGTTTCTATCGCGTGCTGCCGGATATTGCTAATATTTTAATTCGCCGAGATGGCTGCACGATCGCGATGAGAAAATCGATTATTGAAACAGCCAAGAAAGTCTTTAGCAAAGTGAAGATCGATTCTAACGGGCTGCCTCAATCACATGATCAAGCCATTTGGATCGCTGGTCTAATGCGCGGATCATTGTATCATTTGAAAAAACCACTCATGCTGCGTCGGGCACATGCTGACAGCACTTGGCAGCTTGAAAGAAAAAATCATCAGAATCATTTCGCTGCCACGGCTGAGGAAAATCCTAATTACATCGATTTTCTAAAAGCGATCGATCATTTTCTACTCCACGATCATTCATCAGCTGAGTTGCCGAAAAATATTTTAGAAAAAGTTCTTAGCAAACGAATCAACGAATCTCAAGGTCGAACAGCTGTGGTTAGTTGA